Proteins from a single region of Pseudopedobacter saltans DSM 12145:
- a CDS encoding S41 family peptidase, with translation MKSLNLKKAILWGGLLVMVFGVFSFKTDLFQISKNIDILVSVYKELNMNYVDDVDPSKLMKTGIGAMLNDLDPYTEFVAESEIEDYKMKYVSTQYGGIGAGILYRDGKVYVADVFEGYPAQLGDIRAGDQLISINNQELKGKNNEEVSLLLKGAKDTPVTVKLSREGKILEKQIKRAEIKQPNVTYSGMLDNQVAYIKLDKFLENSAQEVKEAFLALKKNNPTGLVLDLRYNGGGILQEAVKIVNFFVGKDVEVVSQIGRDPNKKITYKTFANPLDAEIPLIVLINGRSASASEIVAGSLQDLDRAVIIGQRSFGKGLVQQTFNLPYNTLVKVTVAKYYTPSGRCIQSLDYTHRLEDGSVEKVADSLITEYKTKSGRLVYDGSGIYPDLFVDPYKYHQVTQTLLSKYLFFDYANQYRSSHQSVAVPKEFNLSEADYNAFIDYLKNKDFKYQTPSELLLEDFVKEASKDNRLNDVKSEVSGLQEKLKNIKSKDLNAYKPEIKRVLEAEIVQRYYFEKGRILQGFQYDNEMKKAYEVLRDKNLYSSVVQGKGEYKTIGKPGQITAKAN, from the coding sequence ATGAAATCATTAAATCTGAAAAAGGCAATACTTTGGGGCGGTTTGTTGGTAATGGTGTTTGGAGTCTTTTCATTTAAGACAGACCTTTTCCAGATATCAAAAAACATCGATATTCTTGTTTCAGTCTACAAAGAGTTAAATATGAACTATGTGGATGACGTGGATCCTTCTAAGCTTATGAAGACAGGGATTGGAGCTATGTTAAATGATTTAGACCCGTATACCGAATTTGTTGCCGAATCTGAAATAGAAGATTACAAAATGAAATATGTCAGTACACAATATGGAGGTATTGGTGCTGGAATTTTATACCGAGACGGTAAAGTGTATGTGGCAGATGTTTTTGAGGGGTATCCGGCCCAGCTTGGAGATATTAGAGCGGGCGATCAGTTAATTTCTATAAACAATCAGGAATTAAAAGGTAAAAATAACGAAGAAGTAAGTCTTCTTCTAAAGGGAGCAAAGGACACTCCGGTTACGGTTAAGCTATCAAGGGAAGGGAAAATCCTGGAAAAACAGATAAAAAGGGCAGAAATTAAACAGCCTAATGTTACGTACTCCGGGATGTTGGACAATCAGGTAGCATATATTAAACTGGATAAGTTTTTGGAAAATTCGGCGCAGGAAGTTAAAGAAGCCTTTCTGGCTTTGAAAAAAAATAATCCCACTGGTTTAGTTCTGGATTTGAGATACAATGGTGGAGGAATTTTACAGGAGGCTGTTAAGATTGTTAACTTTTTCGTCGGAAAAGATGTAGAAGTGGTGTCTCAGATAGGAAGAGATCCAAATAAAAAAATTACGTATAAGACCTTTGCAAATCCATTGGATGCAGAGATTCCATTAATTGTTTTAATAAATGGGCGTTCCGCATCGGCGTCGGAGATTGTGGCGGGCTCATTACAGGATTTGGATAGGGCAGTTATAATTGGTCAGAGAAGTTTTGGGAAGGGTCTGGTACAGCAAACCTTTAATTTGCCATATAATACATTAGTGAAAGTGACGGTAGCTAAATATTACACCCCTTCGGGAAGATGTATTCAGTCATTAGATTATACACACCGTTTAGAAGATGGCTCTGTAGAAAAGGTGGCCGATTCACTGATAACAGAATACAAAACCAAAAGTGGAAGACTAGTTTACGATGGAAGCGGAATTTATCCTGATTTATTTGTTGACCCGTATAAATATCATCAGGTTACGCAGACACTGCTGTCGAAATATTTATTTTTTGATTATGCCAACCAATACAGGTCGTCACATCAGTCTGTAGCTGTTCCAAAAGAATTTAATTTGTCGGAAGCGGACTATAATGCTTTTATAGATTATTTAAAAAACAAAGATTTTAAATATCAAACACCTTCCGAGCTGCTTTTAGAAGATTTCGTTAAAGAAGCTTCAAAAGATAATCGTTTAAATGATGTGAAGTCTGAAGTAAGCGGCTTACAGGAAAAATTGAAGAATATAAAATCCAAAGACTTAAACGCATATAAGCCGGAAATAAAAAGAGTTTTAGAAGCTGAAATAGTACAACGCTACTATTTTGAAAAAGGAAGAATTCTGCAAGGTTTTCAGTATGATAACGAGATGAAGAAGGCTTATGAAGTATTAAGAGATAAAAATCTATACTCGTCTGTTGTACAAGGGAAAGGTGAGTATAAAACCATAGGAAAGCCAGGACAGATTACTGCAAAAGCAAATTAA
- a CDS encoding TerC family protein: MEWLANPEIWISLLTLTVLEIVLGIDNIVFISILAGKLPADQQKRARTLGLALALITRVLLLFSLKWVMSLTAPLFNLADIIGIENAALMGKLAISGRDLILIIGGLFLIYKSTSEIHEKLEGEEHEQTVKKSYSFSQAIVQILILDIVFSLDSVITAVGMADQLGVMVAAVVIAVIVMMFSASAISDFVNKHPTVKMLALSFLLLIGVSLLAEGFDQHIPKGYIYFAMAFSVLVEVLNLKSKKGEREPVHLRNPKETKL, from the coding sequence ATGGAATGGTTAGCAAATCCGGAAATCTGGATATCCCTTTTAACTTTAACAGTATTAGAGATTGTTTTAGGGATTGATAATATTGTTTTTATCTCTATTTTGGCAGGCAAGCTTCCTGCCGATCAACAAAAAAGAGCCAGGACATTAGGTCTGGCACTGGCCCTTATTACCAGAGTTTTACTACTGTTCTCTTTAAAATGGGTAATGTCCTTAACAGCACCTTTATTTAATCTTGCAGATATTATAGGCATAGAAAATGCTGCGTTAATGGGGAAATTGGCTATCTCTGGAAGAGATCTGATTTTAATTATAGGAGGTTTATTTTTGATATATAAAAGTACATCAGAAATACACGAAAAACTTGAGGGAGAAGAACATGAACAGACTGTCAAAAAAAGCTATTCTTTTTCTCAGGCAATTGTACAAATATTAATATTGGACATAGTTTTTTCTTTAGACTCGGTGATAACAGCTGTGGGAATGGCTGATCAATTAGGTGTTATGGTAGCTGCAGTTGTGATAGCAGTTATAGTAATGATGTTTTCAGCTTCGGCTATTTCCGATTTTGTAAATAAACATCCTACGGTGAAAATGCTCGCGTTGTCATTTCTTCTTCTAATTGGAGTGTCACTTTTGGCGGAAGGTTTTGATCAGCACATACCAAAAGGATATATTTATTTTGCGATGGCCTTTTCGGTTTTGGTCGAGGTTCTAAATCTGAAATCAAAAAAGGGCGAAAGGGAACCTGTACATTTAAGAAATCCAAAAGAGACGAAGTTATAG
- a CDS encoding DNA-3-methyladenine glycosylase I, with the protein MNNSRCPWCGTDPLYTEYHDKEWGKEVHDDKVLFEYLILESAQAGLSWITVLRKRENYRRLFADFDVEKVAKFTEEDIERILQDPGIIRNRLKVIAAVNNAKLFLQVQKEFGSFDKYLYSFMPNGKPIINHRKNITDVPARTEISDAIAKDMKKRGFKFFGTTICYAHMQATGMVNDHLANCDFKK; encoded by the coding sequence ATGAACAATAGCAGATGCCCCTGGTGCGGAACAGACCCCTTATACACAGAATACCACGATAAAGAATGGGGAAAAGAAGTTCATGATGATAAAGTATTATTTGAGTACCTGATTTTGGAGTCTGCGCAAGCCGGGTTGAGCTGGATTACTGTATTAAGAAAACGCGAAAATTATAGACGTTTGTTTGCAGATTTTGATGTTGAAAAAGTAGCGAAATTTACTGAAGAAGATATCGAGCGAATTTTACAGGACCCGGGAATCATAAGGAATCGGTTAAAAGTAATTGCTGCGGTAAATAATGCCAAACTATTCCTTCAGGTGCAAAAAGAATTCGGTTCTTTTGATAAATACCTGTATTCCTTTATGCCTAATGGAAAGCCAATTATTAATCATAGAAAAAATATCACCGATGTTCCCGCTCGTACAGAAATTTCTGACGCTATAGCTAAAGATATGAAGAAGCGGGGGTTTAAGTTCTTTGGAACGACTATTTGCTATGCACATATGCAGGCAACAGGAATGGTAAATGATCATTTAGCCAATTGTGATTTCAAAAAATAA